The proteins below are encoded in one region of Bacteroides uniformis:
- the rpoB gene encoding DNA-directed RNA polymerase subunit beta: MSSNTVNQRVNFASTKNPLEYPDFLEVQLKSFKDFLQLDTPPEKRKNEGLYKVFAENFPIADTRNNFVLEFLDYYIDPPRYTIDECIERGLTYSVPLKAKLKLYCTDPDHEDFDTVIQDVFLGPIPYMTDKATFVINGAERVVVSQLHRSPGVFFGQSVHANGTKLYSARIIPFKGSWIEFATDINNVMYAYIDRKKKLPVTTLLRAIGFENDKDILEIFNLAEDVKVNKTNLKKMVGRKLAARVLKTWIEDFVDEDTGEVVSIERNEVVIDRETVIEPEHVDIILESGVQNILVHKEEPNQSDYSIIYNTLQKDPSNSEKEAVLYIYRQLRNADPADDASAREVINNLFFSEKRYDLGDVGRYRINRKLNLTTDMDVRVLTKEDIIEIIKYLIELINSKADVDDIDHLSNRRVRTVGEQLSNQFAIGLARMSRTIRERMNVRDNEVFTPIDLINAKTISSVINSFFGTNALSQFMDQTNPLAEITHKRRMSALGPGGLSRERAGFEVRDVHYTHYGRLCPIETPEGPNIGLISSLCVFAKINELGFIETPYRKVAEGKVDLSDEGLVYLTAEEEEAKIIAQGNAPLNDDGTFVRDKVKSRQDADYPVVPPSEVELMDVSPQQIASIAASLIPFLEHDDANRALMGSNMMRQAVPLLKSEAPIVGTGIERQLARDSRTQITAEGDGVVEFVDATTIRILYDRTEEEEFVSFEPALKEYNIPKWRRTNQNMTIDLRPICEKGQRVTAGQILTEGYSTEDGELALGKNLLVAYMPWKGYNYEDAIVLNERVVREDLLTSVHVEEYSLEVRETKRGMEELTSDIPNVSEEATKDLDENGIVRVGARIEPGDILIGKITPKGESDPSPEEKLLRAIFGDKAGDVKDASLKASPSLKGVVIGKRLFSRVVKTRSSKLADKALLPKIDDEFDAKIGDLKKVLINKLLKLTENYTSEGVKDYMGADIISKGARFSASDFSDLDFTAVQLSNWTKDEHTNGLIRALVMNFIKKYKELDAELKRKKFAITIGDELPAGIIQMAKVYIAKKRKIGVGDKMAGRHGNKGIVSRVVRQEDMPFLADGTPVDIVLNPLGVPSRMNIGQIFEAVLGRAGKNLGVKFATPIFDGASLDDLNEWTDKAGLPRYGKTTLYDGGTGEAFEQQATVGVTYMLKLGHMVEDKMHARSIGPYSLITQQPLGGKAQFGGQRFGEMEVWALEAFGAAHILQEILTIKSDDVVGRSKAYEAIVKGEPMPAPGIPESLNVLLHELRGLGLSINLE; the protein is encoded by the coding sequence ATGTCTTCAAATACTGTAAATCAAAGAGTTAATTTTGCTTCGACTAAGAATCCGCTTGAATATCCGGATTTTCTGGAAGTACAATTGAAGTCATTCAAAGACTTTCTACAACTGGACACCCCACCCGAGAAACGTAAGAACGAGGGACTGTATAAAGTATTTGCTGAAAACTTCCCCATTGCCGATACAAGAAATAATTTTGTTCTTGAGTTTTTGGACTACTATATTGATCCGCCGCGCTATACCATTGATGAATGTATAGAGCGAGGGCTTACATATAGCGTGCCTTTGAAGGCAAAATTGAAATTATATTGTACCGACCCCGACCACGAAGATTTTGACACGGTCATTCAGGACGTGTTCCTCGGTCCTATTCCTTACATGACGGATAAGGCAACATTCGTCATCAACGGTGCGGAACGTGTGGTTGTATCCCAGCTTCACCGTTCACCGGGCGTATTCTTCGGACAGAGCGTACATGCCAACGGTACCAAGTTGTACTCAGCCCGTATCATCCCGTTCAAGGGTTCGTGGATTGAGTTTGCCACCGACATCAACAACGTCATGTATGCGTACATTGACCGTAAGAAGAAATTGCCGGTTACCACTTTGCTGAGAGCCATCGGATTTGAGAATGACAAGGACATTCTCGAGATTTTTAATTTGGCGGAAGACGTGAAGGTGAACAAGACGAACCTCAAGAAGATGGTGGGACGTAAGTTGGCCGCACGTGTGTTGAAAACATGGATTGAGGATTTTGTAGACGAAGATACCGGTGAAGTTGTTTCCATCGAGCGTAACGAAGTCGTTATTGACCGTGAAACTGTAATCGAGCCGGAACATGTTGACATTATATTAGAGTCGGGCGTTCAGAATATCCTCGTACACAAGGAAGAACCGAACCAGTCTGACTATTCTATCATATATAATACTCTGCAGAAGGATCCGAGTAACTCGGAAAAAGAAGCTGTACTCTACATCTACCGCCAGTTGCGTAATGCAGACCCTGCCGATGATGCCAGTGCACGCGAGGTTATCAATAACCTGTTCTTCTCAGAGAAGAGATATGACCTGGGTGATGTAGGCCGTTATCGTATCAACAGAAAGTTGAACTTGACGACCGATATGGACGTGCGTGTCCTTACCAAGGAAGATATTATCGAAATTATCAAATATCTCATCGAGTTGATTAACTCGAAAGCGGATGTGGACGATATCGACCACTTGAGCAACCGTCGTGTGCGTACAGTGGGCGAACAGTTGTCCAATCAGTTTGCCATCGGTCTGGCACGTATGTCGCGTACTATCCGCGAGCGTATGAACGTCCGTGACAATGAAGTCTTTACTCCGATTGACCTGATTAACGCCAAGACAATCTCTTCCGTTATCAATTCATTCTTTGGAACGAATGCTTTGTCACAGTTCATGGACCAGACCAACCCGCTGGCCGAGATTACTCACAAACGCCGTATGTCTGCCCTGGGTCCCGGCGGTCTGTCACGCGAGCGTGCAGGCTTCGAGGTTCGTGACGTACACTATACTCACTACGGACGTCTTTGTCCTATCGAGACTCCTGAAGGTCCGAACATCGGTTTGATTTCTTCACTCTGTGTGTTCGCGAAAATCAACGAGCTTGGCTTCATTGAAACTCCGTACCGCAAGGTGGCAGAGGGTAAGGTTGATCTTTCTGACGAAGGTTTGGTTTACCTCACCGCAGAAGAAGAGGAAGCCAAGATTATTGCTCAGGGTAATGCTCCTTTGAACGATGACGGTACTTTTGTACGTGATAAAGTAAAATCCCGTCAGGATGCCGACTATCCGGTGGTTCCTCCTTCCGAGGTGGAATTGATGGACGTATCTCCCCAGCAGATTGCTTCTATTGCGGCTTCTTTGATTCCGTTCTTGGAGCATGATGACGCCAACCGTGCATTGATGGGATCAAACATGATGCGCCAGGCTGTTCCTTTATTGAAGAGCGAAGCTCCGATTGTAGGTACCGGTATCGAACGCCAGCTGGCACGCGATTCTCGTACGCAGATTACTGCCGAGGGTGACGGTGTGGTTGAATTCGTGGATGCAACGACTATCCGTATTCTGTACGACCGTACGGAGGAGGAAGAGTTCGTAAGCTTCGAGCCTGCATTGAAAGAATATAATATCCCGAAGTGGCGCCGTACCAACCAGAATATGACGATTGACCTCCGTCCGATTTGCGAGAAGGGTCAGCGCGTGACTGCAGGTCAAATCCTGACGGAAGGTTATTCAACCGAAGACGGAGAACTTGCACTGGGTAAGAACCTGCTGGTTGCTTACATGCCGTGGAAGGGCTATAACTATGAGGATGCTATCGTACTGAATGAACGTGTGGTTCGTGAGGACCTTTTGACCTCTGTACACGTAGAAGAATATTCTTTGGAAGTTCGCGAAACGAAGCGTGGTATGGAAGAGTTGACCTCTGACATTCCTAACGTAAGTGAGGAAGCGACTAAAGACCTTGACGAAAACGGTATTGTTCGTGTGGGTGCCCGCATCGAACCGGGTGATATCCTTATCGGTAAGATTACTCCGAAGGGTGAATCGGATCCTTCTCCGGAAGAGAAACTGCTCCGTGCCATCTTCGGTGACAAGGCCGGTGATGTGAAGGATGCTTCTTTGAAAGCCTCTCCTTCTTTGAAGGGTGTTGTTATCGGTAAGCGTCTGTTCTCCCGTGTTGTCAAGACCCGCAGCTCCAAGCTGGCCGACAAGGCTCTGTTACCGAAGATTGACGATGAGTTCGACGCTAAGATTGGTGACCTCAAGAAAGTGTTGATAAACAAGCTGTTGAAGCTTACAGAAAATTATACATCGGAAGGTGTGAAGGATTACATGGGTGCCGACATTATTTCCAAAGGCGCCAGATTCTCTGCTTCCGACTTCAGCGATTTGGACTTCACCGCTGTTCAGTTGAGCAACTGGACGAAGGATGAACATACCAACGGACTGATTCGTGCATTGGTGATGAACTTCATCAAGAAGTACAAGGAACTCGATGCCGAGCTGAAACGCAAGAAGTTCGCCATCACTATCGGTGACGAGTTGCCCGCAGGTATCATTCAGATGGCCAAGGTATACATTGCCAAGAAACGTAAGATTGGTGTCGGTGACAAGATGGCCGGTCGTCACGGTAACAAGGGTATTGTTTCCCGTGTGGTACGCCAGGAAGACATGCCGTTCCTTGCTGACGGTACTCCGGTAGACATCGTGCTGAATCCGTTGGGTGTGCCTTCACGTATGAACATCGGTCAGATATTCGAGGCCGTTCTCGGGCGTGCCGGAAAAAACCTGGGCGTGAAGTTTGCCACTCCTATCTTTGACGGTGCATCTTTGGACGATTTGAACGAATGGACCGATAAGGCCGGCTTGCCTCGCTACGGCAAGACAACGCTGTATGATGGTGGTACCGGTGAAGCATTCGAGCAGCAGGCTACGGTAGGTGTGACTTACATGCTGAAGCTCGGTCACATGGTTGAAGACAAGATGCACGCACGTTCCATCGGTCCGTACTCACTCATTACGCAACAGCCGTTGGGTGGTAAGGCACAGTTCGGTGGTCAGCGTTTTGGAGAAATGGAAGTTTGGGCACTCGAAGCGTTCGGTGCCGCACACATTCTGCAGGAAATCCTGACTATCAAGTCTGATGACGTTGTAGGACGTTCCAAGGCTTATGAAGCAATCGTGAAGGGTGAACCGATGCCTGCTCCGGGTATCCCCGAGTCACTGAACGTATTGCTGCACGAGTTGAGAGGTTTGGGCTTGAGCATCAACTTAGAATAA
- the rpoC gene encoding DNA-directed RNA polymerase subunit beta', with amino-acid sequence MAFRKDNKIKSNFSKISIGLASPEEILENSSGEVLKPETINYRTYKPERDGLFCERIFGPIKDYECHCGKYKRIRYKGIVCDRCGVEVTEKKVRRERMGHIQLVVPVAHIWYFRSLPNKIGYLLGLPTKKLDAIIYYERYVVIQPGVLSDEVAQYDLLEEGEYLDLLEKLPKDNQFLEDSDPNKFIAKMGAEAIYDLLSRLDLDSLSYELRNRAGSDASQQRKTEALKRLQVVESFRASRGRNKPEWMIVRIVPVIPPELRPLVPLDGGRFATSDLNDLYRRVIIRNNRLKRLIEIKAPEVILRNEKRMLQEAVDSLFDNSRKSSAVKTDANRPLKSLSDSLKGKQGRFRQNLLGKRVDYSARSVIVVGPELKMGECGIPKLMAAELYKPFIIRKLIERGIVKTVKSAKKIVDRKEPVIWDILEHVMKGHPVLLNRAPTLHRLGIQAFQPKMIEGKAIQLHPLACTAFNADFDGDQMAVHLPLSNEAILEAQMLMLQSHNILNPANGAPITVPAQDMVLGLYYITKLRKGAKGEGLTFYGPEEALIAYNEGKCDIHAPVSVIVKDVDENGNIVDKMMHDTSVGRVIVNEIVPAEAGYINTIISKKSLRDIISHVIKVCGVAKAADFLDGIKNLGYYMAFKGGLSFNLGDIIIPEEKEALVQKGYDEVEQVINNYNMGFITNNERYNQVIDIWTHVNSELSNILMKTISSDDQGFNSVYMMLDSGARGSKEQIRQLSGMRGLMAKPQKAGAEGGQIIENPILSNFKEGLSVLEYFISTHGARKGLADTALKTADAGYLTRRLVDVSHDVIINEEDCGTLRGLVCTALKNNDETIATLYERILGRVSVHDIVHPTTGELIVAGGEEITEDIAQRIEDSPIESVEIRSVLTCESKKGVCAKCYGRNLASSRMVQKGEAVGVIAAQSIGEPGTQLTLRTFHAGGTAANIAANASIVAKNPARLEFEELRTVDVIDEAGEPAKVVVGRLAEVRFVDVNTGIVLSTHNVPYGSTLYAADGEMVEKGKMIARWDPFNAVIITEATGKIEFEGVIENVTYKVESDESTGLREIIIIESKDKTKVPTAHIMTEDGELIRTYNLPVGGHVVVEDGQKVKAGEVIVKIPRAVGKAGDITGGLPRVTELFEARNPSNPAVVSEIDGEVTMGKVKRGNREIIVTSKTGEVKKYLVPLSKQILVQENDYVRAGTPLSDGAITPADILAIKGPTAVQEYIVNEVQDVYRLQGVKINDKHFEIIVRQMMRKVEIDEPGDTRFLEQQVVDKMEFMEENDRIWGKKVVVDAGDSQSLQAGQIVTARKLRDENSMLKRRDLKPVEVRDAVPATSTQILQGITRAALQTSSFMSAASFQETTKVLNEAAINGKVDRLEGMKENVICGHLIPAGTGQREFEKIIVGSKEEYDRMLANKKTVLDYAVDEKVEG; translated from the coding sequence ATGGCTTTTAGAAAAGATAACAAGATAAAGAGTAATTTCTCGAAAATCTCTATCGGTTTGGCTTCTCCTGAGGAAATCCTTGAGAATTCGAGTGGTGAAGTTTTAAAGCCTGAAACCATCAACTATCGTACGTATAAGCCCGAACGCGACGGATTGTTCTGCGAGCGCATCTTTGGTCCTATCAAGGATTACGAGTGCCATTGCGGTAAGTACAAGCGTATCCGTTACAAAGGCATCGTCTGCGACCGTTGTGGTGTGGAAGTGACTGAAAAGAAAGTGCGCCGTGAGCGTATGGGACACATCCAGCTCGTTGTGCCCGTGGCTCACATCTGGTACTTCCGTTCACTTCCCAACAAAATCGGTTACTTGTTGGGCTTGCCCACCAAGAAGCTGGATGCCATTATCTATTACGAGCGTTATGTTGTCATTCAGCCGGGTGTACTGTCCGATGAAGTGGCACAGTATGACTTGCTTGAAGAAGGAGAATACCTGGACTTGCTGGAAAAGTTGCCGAAAGACAACCAGTTCCTCGAAGATTCAGATCCCAATAAGTTCATTGCCAAGATGGGCGCGGAAGCTATCTACGATTTGCTGTCACGCCTCGACCTTGACTCTTTGTCTTACGAACTGCGTAACCGTGCCGGAAGCGATGCTTCACAGCAACGCAAGACCGAAGCTCTGAAACGTCTTCAGGTAGTTGAGTCGTTCCGTGCATCACGCGGACGCAACAAGCCCGAGTGGATGATTGTACGCATTGTACCGGTTATTCCACCCGAACTTCGTCCGTTGGTCCCATTGGATGGCGGCCGTTTCGCAACTTCTGACTTGAATGACCTTTACCGTCGTGTCATCATCCGTAACAACCGTCTGAAGAGATTGATTGAAATCAAAGCTCCTGAAGTGATTTTGCGTAATGAAAAACGTATGTTGCAGGAAGCTGTCGACTCTCTGTTTGATAACTCCCGTAAATCGAGTGCAGTGAAGACCGACGCTAACCGTCCGTTGAAGTCACTTTCCGACAGTTTGAAGGGTAAGCAAGGACGTTTCCGTCAGAACTTGTTGGGTAAGCGTGTCGACTATTCCGCACGTTCTGTAATCGTTGTAGGTCCGGAGCTGAAGATGGGCGAATGCGGTATCCCTAAACTGATGGCAGCCGAGCTTTACAAGCCGTTCATCATTCGTAAGCTCATTGAGCGTGGTATCGTGAAGACGGTAAAGAGCGCCAAGAAGATTGTAGACCGCAAGGAACCCGTTATCTGGGACATTTTGGAACACGTGATGAAGGGGCATCCGGTGCTGTTGAACCGTGCCCCGACACTTCACCGTCTGGGTATCCAGGCATTCCAGCCTAAAATGATTGAAGGTAAGGCAATCCAGCTGCACCCGTTGGCATGTACGGCGTTCAATGCCGACTTCGACGGTGACCAGATGGCCGTGCACTTGCCGTTGAGCAACGAAGCGATTCTGGAAGCACAGATGCTAATGCTCCAGTCACACAATATATTGAACCCTGCCAACGGTGCTCCTATCACTGTGCCTGCTCAGGATATGGTACTTGGTCTGTACTATATTACGAAGCTGCGCAAGGGTGCCAAGGGTGAAGGCCTGACATTCTACGGTCCTGAGGAAGCGCTGATTGCCTACAATGAAGGTAAGTGCGACATCCATGCTCCGGTAAGCGTAATAGTGAAAGACGTTGACGAGAATGGTAACATTGTGGACAAGATGATGCACGATACCTCCGTGGGCCGTGTCATTGTCAACGAAATTGTTCCGGCAGAAGCAGGATATATCAATACGATTATCTCCAAGAAGTCACTCCGAGACATCATCAGTCACGTAATCAAGGTGTGTGGTGTTGCCAAGGCAGCCGACTTCCTCGACGGAATCAAGAACCTCGGTTATTACATGGCCTTCAAGGGTGGTTTGTCGTTCAACTTGGGCGATATCATTATCCCGGAAGAGAAGGAAGCATTAGTACAGAAAGGTTATGATGAAGTAGAGCAGGTAATCAATAACTATAACATGGGTTTCATCACGAACAACGAGCGTTACAACCAGGTAATCGATATCTGGACGCACGTGAACTCTGAGTTGTCCAACATCCTGATGAAAACCATTTCAAGCGACGACCAGGGTTTCAACTCTGTATACATGATGCTGGATTCCGGTGCCCGTGGTTCTAAGGAACAGATTCGTCAGCTCTCCGGTATGCGTGGTTTGATGGCGAAGCCCCAGAAAGCAGGTGCCGAAGGCGGTCAGATTATCGAAAACCCGATTCTTTCTAACTTTAAGGAAGGTCTGTCCGTGTTGGAGTACTTTATCTCTACCCACGGTGCCCGTAAGGGTCTTGCCGATACCGCTTTGAAGACGGCCGATGCCGGATACCTGACCCGTCGTCTGGTTGACGTATCGCATGATGTGATTATTAATGAAGAAGACTGCGGCACGCTCCGCGGATTGGTTTGTACGGCACTGAAGAACAATGATGAAACCATTGCCACTCTGTATGAACGTATCCTGGGTCGTGTATCCGTACATGATATTGTTCATCCTACAACTGGCGAACTGATTGTGGCCGGCGGTGAGGAAATTACCGAGGACATTGCACAACGCATTGAAGACTCTCCAATCGAGAGCGTTGAAATCCGTTCTGTATTGACCTGCGAATCCAAGAAAGGTGTTTGTGCCAAGTGTTACGGACGTAACCTGGCTTCCAGCCGTATGGTTCAGAAGGGCGAGGCAGTCGGCGTAATCGCTGCACAGTCTATCGGTGAGCCGGGTACACAGTTGACACTGCGTACATTCCATGCCGGTGGTACGGCAGCCAATATTGCTGCCAACGCAAGCATCGTGGCCAAGAATCCTGCCCGTCTGGAATTCGAAGAACTCCGTACGGTAGACGTTATCGACGAAGCAGGCGAACCGGCAAAGGTAGTGGTAGGCCGTTTGGCCGAAGTGCGTTTCGTGGATGTCAACACAGGTATTGTGCTTTCCACTCATAATGTACCCTACGGTTCTACGCTCTATGCAGCCGATGGTGAAATGGTAGAGAAAGGCAAGATGATTGCCCGTTGGGACCCGTTCAACGCGGTTATCATTACCGAAGCTACCGGTAAGATTGAATTTGAAGGCGTTATTGAAAACGTGACTTATAAGGTAGAGTCTGATGAATCTACCGGTTTGCGCGAAATCATCATCATTGAGTCTAAGGATAAGACGAAGGTGCCTACCGCACACATCATGACAGAAGACGGCGAACTGATCCGTACATACAACTTGCCAGTAGGTGGCCACGTAGTGGTTGAAGACGGTCAGAAGGTAAAGGCCGGTGAAGTTATCGTGAAGATTCCGCGTGCCGTAGGTAAAGCGGGTGATATCACGGGTGGTCTTCCCCGTGTCACTGAGTTGTTCGAGGCACGTAACCCGTCTAATCCCGCTGTGGTTTCAGAAATCGACGGTGAGGTTACCATGGGTAAGGTGAAACGCGGTAATCGCGAAATCATCGTTACTTCCAAGACCGGTGAAGTGAAGAAGTACCTCGTACCGTTGTCCAAGCAGATTCTGGTTCAGGAGAACGACTATGTACGTGCCGGTACTCCGTTGTCTGACGGTGCTATCACACCTGCGGACATCCTGGCTATCAAAGGTCCTACGGCCGTGCAGGAATATATTGTGAACGAGGTTCAGGACGTTTACCGTCTGCAGGGTGTGAAGATTAATGATAAGCACTTTGAAATCATCGTTCGTCAGATGATGCGCAAGGTGGAAATCGACGAGCCAGGTGATACCCGCTTCCTGGAACAGCAAGTTGTTGACAAGATGGAATTCATGGAAGAGAACGACCGTATCTGGGGAAAGAAGGTGGTAGTGGATGCTGGAGATTCCCAGAGTCTGCAGGCTGGCCAGATTGTGACGGCCCGCAAGCTGCGTGACGAGAACTCCATGTTGAAACGCCGCGACTTGAAACCCGTGGAAGTGCGCGACGCTGTACCTGCGACTTCTACTCAGATTCTTCAAGGTATCACCCGTGCTGCATTGCAGACTTCAAGCTTCATGTCGGCTGCTTCCTTCCAGGAAACGACGAAGGTACTGAACGAGGCTGCCATCAACGGAAAGGTGGACCGTCTGGAAGGTATGAAGGAGAACGTAATTTGCGGTCACCTGATTCCTGCCGGTACCGGACAACGCGAGTTCGAGAAGATTATCGTTGGCTCCAAAGAAGAGTACGACCGTATGCTTGCCAACAAGAAGACGGTACTTGATTATGCTGTAGACGAGAAAGTAGAGGGATAG
- a CDS encoding DUF3467 domain-containing protein, which produces MENQENNNGQLQIELKEEVAQGTYANLAIITHSSSEFILDFIRVMPGMPKAGVQSRIVLAPEHAKRLLRALEENIGKYERAFGLIRMPDEQTFPPLPNIKGEA; this is translated from the coding sequence ATGGAAAATCAAGAAAACAACAACGGTCAACTCCAGATAGAATTGAAGGAAGAAGTGGCGCAAGGTACATATGCCAATTTGGCTATTATAACTCATTCCAGTTCGGAATTTATTCTCGACTTTATCCGCGTGATGCCTGGAATGCCAAAGGCTGGCGTGCAATCGCGCATAGTTTTGGCACCCGAACATGCCAAGCGTTTGCTGCGTGCACTCGAAGAGAATATTGGGAAATATGAACGCGCTTTCGGACTGATTCGCATGCCGGACGAACAAACATTTCCGCCTCTTCCCAACATCAAGGGTGAAGCGTAA
- the rpsL gene encoding 30S ribosomal protein S12 yields the protein MPTIQQLVRKGREVLVEKSKSPALDSCPQRRGVCVRVYTTTPKKPNSAMRKVARVRLTNGKEVNSYIPGEGHNLQEHSIVLVRGGRVKDLPGVRYHIVRGTLDTAGVAGRTQRRSKYGAKRPKPGQAAPAKKK from the coding sequence ATGCCTACAATTCAGCAATTAGTAAGAAAAGGACGCGAAGTGCTGGTGGAGAAATCAAAGTCTCCAGCCTTGGACTCTTGTCCTCAAAGACGTGGCGTTTGCGTGAGAGTGTATACAACCACTCCGAAGAAGCCGAATTCAGCTATGCGTAAAGTAGCTCGTGTACGTTTGACCAATGGTAAAGAGGTGAACTCTTATATTCCGGGAGAAGGTCACAACTTGCAGGAACACTCTATCGTGTTGGTACGTGGTGGTCGTGTAAAAGACCTTCCGGGTGTGCGTTATCACATCGTACGTGGTACTTTGGATACTGCAGGTGTTGCAGGTCGTACACAAAGACGTTCCAAATACGGCGCAAAACGTCCGAAACCGGGTCAAGCAGCTCCTGCTAAGAAGAAATAA
- the rpsG gene encoding 30S ribosomal protein S7: MRKAKPKKRVILPDPVFNDVKVSKFVNHLMYDGKKNTSYEIFYAALETVKNKMQNEEKSALEIWKKALDNVTPQVEVKSRRVGGATFQVPTEIRADRKESISMKNLIIFARKRGGKSMADKLAAEIMDAFNEQGGAYKRKEDMHRMAEANRAFAHFRF, translated from the coding sequence ATGAGAAAAGCAAAACCAAAAAAACGCGTTATCCTTCCGGATCCCGTGTTCAATGATGTAAAAGTTTCCAAGTTCGTGAATCACTTGATGTACGATGGAAAGAAGAACACTTCTTATGAAATCTTCTATGCTGCGTTGGAAACAGTGAAGAACAAAATGCAGAACGAAGAGAAATCCGCTCTTGAAATCTGGAAAAAAGCTCTGGATAATGTGACTCCTCAAGTGGAAGTTAAGTCTCGCCGTGTGGGTGGTGCTACTTTCCAGGTTCCTACAGAAATCCGTGCTGACCGTAAGGAATCAATTTCCATGAAGAACTTGATTATCTTTGCACGTAAGCGTGGCGGTAAATCAATGGCTGATAAGCTGGCTGCCGAAATCATGGATGCTTTCAATGAACAGGGCGGTGCTTACAAACGTAAAGAAGATATGCATAGAATGGCAGAAGCTAACCGTGCATTTGCTCATTTCAGATTCTAA